In one Phyllostomus discolor isolate MPI-MPIP mPhyDis1 chromosome 8, mPhyDis1.pri.v3, whole genome shotgun sequence genomic region, the following are encoded:
- the ATP2A3 gene encoding sarcoplasmic/endoplasmic reticulum calcium ATPase 3 isoform X1, with amino-acid sequence MEAAHLLPAADVLRHFSVTAEGGLSPAQVTSARERYGPNELPTEEGKSLWELVLEQFEDLLVRILLLAALVSFVLAWFEEGEETTTAFVEPLVIMLILVANAVVGVWQERNAESAIEALKEYEPEMGKVIRSDRTGVQRVRARDIVPGDIVEVAVGDKVPADLRLIEIKSTTLRVDQSILTGESVSVTKHTDAIPDPRAVNQDKKNMLFSGTNIASGKAVGVAVATGLHTELGKIRSQMAAVEPERTPLQQKLDEFGRQLSRAISVVCVAVWVINIGHFADPAHGGSWLRGAVYYFKIAVALAVAAIPEGLPAVITTCLALGTRRMARKNAIVRSLPSVETLGCTSVICSDKTGTLTTNQMSVCRMFVVAEAEAGACRLHEFTISGTTYTPEGQVLQGEQPVRCGQFDGLVELATICALCNDSALDYNEAKGVYEKVGEATETALICLVEKMNVFDTNLQTLSRVERAGACNAVINQLMRKEFTLEFSRDRKSMSVYCTPTHPGLAAQGSKMFVKGAPESVIERCSSVRVGSRTVPLNATSREQILAKIRDWGSGSDTLRCLALATRDAPPRKEDMQLDDCSKFIQYETNLTFVGCVGMLDPPRPEVAACIARCRRAGIRVVMITGDNKGTAVAICRRLGIFKDTEDVTGMAYTGREFDDLSPEQQRHACRTARCFARVEPAHKSRIVENLQSFNEITAMTGDGVNDAPALKKAEIGIAMGSGTAVAKSAAEMVLSDDNFASIVAAVEEGRAIYSNMKQFIRYLISSNVGEVVCIFLTAILGLPEALIPVQLLWVNLVTDGLPATALGFNPPDLDIMEKLPRNPREALISGWLFFRYLAIGVYVGLATVAAATWWFLYDAEGPRITFYQLRNFLKCSEDNPLFAGIDCEVFESRFPTTMALSVLVTIEMCNALNSVSENQSLLRMPPWLNPWLLAAVTMSMALHFLILLVPPLPLIFQVTPLSGRQWVVVLQISLPVILLDEALKFLSRNHMDEEKDRK; translated from the exons AGCTCCCGACGGAGGAAG GCAAGTCCCTGTGGGAGCTGGTGCTGGAGCAGTTCGAGGACCTTCTGGTGCGCATCCTGCTGCTGGCCGCCCTGGTCTCCTTT GTCCTGGCCTGGTTTGAGGAGGGTGAGGAGACCACAACGGCCTTCGTGGAGCCCCTGGTCATCATGCTGATCCTTGTGGCCAATGCAGTCGTGGGCGTGTGGCAG GAACGCAATGCCGAGAGTGCCATCGAGGCCCTGAAGGAGTACGAGCCCGAGATGGGCAAGGTGATCCGCTCAGACCGAACCGGTGTGCAGAGGGTCCGCGCACGGGACATCGTCCCTGGAGACATCGTGGAAGTGGCGG TGGGAGACAAGGTGCCCGCTGACCTCCGCCTCATTGAGATCAAGTCCACCACACTGAGAGTGGACCAGTCCATCCTGACAG GCGAATCAGTGTCCGTGACCAAGCACACAGACGCCATCCCAGACCCCAGAGCTGTGAACCAGGACAAGAAGAACATGCTGTTTTCT GGCACCAACATCGCGTCGGGCAAGGCAGTGGGTGTGGCGGTGGCCACAGGCCTGCACACGGAGCTGGGCAAGATCCGGAGCCAGATGGCGGCTGTGGAGCCAGAGCGGACGCCGCTGCAGCAGAAACTGGATGAGTTTGGGCGGCAGCTGTCCCGAGCCATCTCTGTGGTCTGTGTGGCCGTGTGGGTCATCAACATCGGTCACTTCGCCGACCCCGCACATGGTGGCTCCTGGCTCCGAGGCGCAGTGTACTACTTCAAGATTGCTGTGGCGCTGGCTGTGGCCGCCATCCCCGAGGGCCTCCCTGCTGTCATCACTACGTGCCTGGCGCTGGGCACGCGGCGCATGGCGCGCAAGAACGCCATCGTGCGCAGCCTGCCCTCCGTGGAGACCCTGGGCTGCACCTCGGTCATCTGCTCCGACAAGACAGGCACGCTCACCACCAATCAGATGTCTGTCTGCCGG ATGTTCGTGGTAGCTGAGGCAGAAGCTGGTGCCTGCCGTTTGCATGAGTTCACCATCTCTGGCACCACCTACACCCCAGAGGGCCAAGT GCTGCAGGGAGAGCAGCCGGTGCGCTGTGGGCAGTTTGATGGGCTGGTGGAGCTGGCGACCATCTGTGCCCTGTGCAACGACTCCGCGCTGGACTACAACGAG GCCaagggtgtgtatgagaaggtGGGAGAGGCCACGGAGACGGCCCTGATTTGCCTGGTGGAGAAGATGAACGTGTTCGACACCAACCTGCAGACCCTGTCCCGGGTGGAGCGAGCTGGCGCCTGCAACGCG GTCATCAACCAGCTGATGCGGAAGGAGTTCACCCTGGAGTTCTCCCGAGACCGGAAGTCGATGTCAGTGTACTGCACGCCGACCCACCCgggcctggctgcccagggcAGCAAGATGTTTGTGAAG GGAGCTCCTGAGAGTGTGATCGAACGCTGTAGCTCAGTCCGAGTGGGGAGCCGCACAGTGCCCCTGAACGCCACCTCCAGGGAGCAGATCCTAGCCAAGATCCGAGACTGGGGCTCAGGCTCGGACACGCTGCGCTGCCTGGCACTGGCCACCCGGGATGCGCCCCCGAGGAAGGAAGACATGCAGCTGGATGACTGCAGCAAGTTCATACAATACGAG acCAACCTGACCTTCGTGGGCTGCGTGGGCATGTTGGACCCTCCGAGGCCTGAGGTGGCTGCCTGCATTGCGCGCTGCCGCCGGGCAGGCATCCGTGTGGTCATGATCACGGGGGACAACAAAGGCACGGCTGTGGCTATCTGCCGTCGGCTGGGCATCTTCAAGGACACAGAGGACGTGACGGGCATGGCCTACACAGGCCGAGAATTCGATGACCTCAGCCCCGAGCAGCAGCGCCACGCCTGTCGCACAGCCCGCTGCTTTGCCCGTGTGGAACCCGCGCACAAGTCCCGCATCGTGGAGAACCTGCAGTCCTTCAACGAGATCACCGCCATG ACTGGAGATGGGGTGAATGATGCCCCAGCCCTAAAGAAAGCCGAGATTGGCATCGCCATGGGCTCTGGCACAGCCGTGGCCAAGTCAGCGGCGGAGATGGTACTGTCAGATGACAACTTCGCCTCCATTGTGGCTGCGGTGGAAGAAGGCCGGGCCATCTACAGCAACATGAAGCAATTCATCCGCTACCTCATCTCCTCGAATGTCGGCGAGGTCGTTTG CATCTTCCTCACGGCAATTCTGGGCCTGCCCGAAGCCCTGATCCCTGTGCAGCTGCTTTGGGTCAACCTGGTGACAGATGGCCTGCCTGCCACGGCACTGGGCTTCAACCCACCGGACCTGGACATCATGGAGAAGCTGCCCCGCAACCCTCGTGAGGCCCTCATTAGTGGTTGGCTCTTCTTTCGCTATCTGGCTATTGGAG TGTACGTGGGCCTGGCCACGGTGGCTGCTGCCACCTGGTGGTTCCTGTATGATGCCGAGGGACCGCGCATCACCTTCTACCAGCTG AGGAACTTCCTGAAGTGCTCTGAGGACAACCCGCTCTTTGCTGGCATTGACTGCGAGGTTTTTGAGTCGCGCTTCCCCACGACCATGGCCTTGTCTGTGCTGGTGACCATTGAAATGTGCAACGCCCTCAACAg TGTCTCAGAGAACCAGTCGCTGTTGCGGATGCCGCCCTGGCTGAACCCTTGGCTGCTGGCAGCTGTGACCATGTCCATGGCCTTGCATTTCCTCATCCTGCTCGTACCACCCCTGCCC CTCATTTTCCAGGTGACCCCACTGAGCGGGCGCCagtgggtggtggtgctccagatATCCCTGCCGGTCATCCTGCTTGACGAGGCCCTCAAGTTCCTGTCGAGGAACCACATGGAT GAAGAAAAGGACCGGAAGTGA
- the ATP2A3 gene encoding sarcoplasmic/endoplasmic reticulum calcium ATPase 3 isoform X2, with the protein MEAAHLLPAADVLRHFSVTAEGGLSPAQVTSARERYGPNELPTEEGKSLWELVLEQFEDLLVRILLLAALVSFVLAWFEEGEETTTAFVEPLVIMLILVANAVVGVWQERNAESAIEALKEYEPEMGKVIRSDRTGVQRVRARDIVPGDIVEVAVGDKVPADLRLIEIKSTTLRVDQSILTGESVSVTKHTDAIPDPRAVNQDKKNMLFSGTNIASGKAVGVAVATGLHTELGKIRSQMAAVEPERTPLQQKLDEFGRQLSRAISVVCVAVWVINIGHFADPAHGGSWLRGAVYYFKIAVALAVAAIPEGLPAVITTCLALGTRRMARKNAIVRSLPSVETLGCTSVICSDKTGTLTTNQMSVCRMFVVAEAEAGACRLHEFTISGTTYTPEGQVLQGEQPVRCGQFDGLVELATICALCNDSALDYNEAKGVYEKVGEATETALICLVEKMNVFDTNLQTLSRVERAGACNAVINQLMRKEFTLEFSRDRKSMSVYCTPTHPGLAAQGSKMFVKGAPESVIERCSSVRVGSRTVPLNATSREQILAKIRDWGSGSDTLRCLALATRDAPPRKEDMQLDDCSKFIQYETNLTFVGCVGMLDPPRPEVAACIARCRRAGIRVVMITGDNKGTAVAICRRLGIFKDTEDVTGMAYTGREFDDLSPEQQRHACRTARCFARVEPAHKSRIVENLQSFNEITAMTGDGVNDAPALKKAEIGIAMGSGTAVAKSAAEMVLSDDNFASIVAAVEEGRAIYSNMKQFIRYLISSNVGEVVCIFLTAILGLPEALIPVQLLWVNLVTDGLPATALGFNPPDLDIMEKLPRNPREALISGWLFFRYLAIGVYVGLATVAAATWWFLYDAEGPRITFYQLRNFLKCSEDNPLFAGIDCEVFESRFPTTMALSVLVTIEMCNALNSVSENQSLLRMPPWLNPWLLAAVTMSMALHFLILLVPPLPLIFQVTPLSGRQWVVVLQISLPVILLDEALKFLSRNHMDEKDRK; encoded by the exons AGCTCCCGACGGAGGAAG GCAAGTCCCTGTGGGAGCTGGTGCTGGAGCAGTTCGAGGACCTTCTGGTGCGCATCCTGCTGCTGGCCGCCCTGGTCTCCTTT GTCCTGGCCTGGTTTGAGGAGGGTGAGGAGACCACAACGGCCTTCGTGGAGCCCCTGGTCATCATGCTGATCCTTGTGGCCAATGCAGTCGTGGGCGTGTGGCAG GAACGCAATGCCGAGAGTGCCATCGAGGCCCTGAAGGAGTACGAGCCCGAGATGGGCAAGGTGATCCGCTCAGACCGAACCGGTGTGCAGAGGGTCCGCGCACGGGACATCGTCCCTGGAGACATCGTGGAAGTGGCGG TGGGAGACAAGGTGCCCGCTGACCTCCGCCTCATTGAGATCAAGTCCACCACACTGAGAGTGGACCAGTCCATCCTGACAG GCGAATCAGTGTCCGTGACCAAGCACACAGACGCCATCCCAGACCCCAGAGCTGTGAACCAGGACAAGAAGAACATGCTGTTTTCT GGCACCAACATCGCGTCGGGCAAGGCAGTGGGTGTGGCGGTGGCCACAGGCCTGCACACGGAGCTGGGCAAGATCCGGAGCCAGATGGCGGCTGTGGAGCCAGAGCGGACGCCGCTGCAGCAGAAACTGGATGAGTTTGGGCGGCAGCTGTCCCGAGCCATCTCTGTGGTCTGTGTGGCCGTGTGGGTCATCAACATCGGTCACTTCGCCGACCCCGCACATGGTGGCTCCTGGCTCCGAGGCGCAGTGTACTACTTCAAGATTGCTGTGGCGCTGGCTGTGGCCGCCATCCCCGAGGGCCTCCCTGCTGTCATCACTACGTGCCTGGCGCTGGGCACGCGGCGCATGGCGCGCAAGAACGCCATCGTGCGCAGCCTGCCCTCCGTGGAGACCCTGGGCTGCACCTCGGTCATCTGCTCCGACAAGACAGGCACGCTCACCACCAATCAGATGTCTGTCTGCCGG ATGTTCGTGGTAGCTGAGGCAGAAGCTGGTGCCTGCCGTTTGCATGAGTTCACCATCTCTGGCACCACCTACACCCCAGAGGGCCAAGT GCTGCAGGGAGAGCAGCCGGTGCGCTGTGGGCAGTTTGATGGGCTGGTGGAGCTGGCGACCATCTGTGCCCTGTGCAACGACTCCGCGCTGGACTACAACGAG GCCaagggtgtgtatgagaaggtGGGAGAGGCCACGGAGACGGCCCTGATTTGCCTGGTGGAGAAGATGAACGTGTTCGACACCAACCTGCAGACCCTGTCCCGGGTGGAGCGAGCTGGCGCCTGCAACGCG GTCATCAACCAGCTGATGCGGAAGGAGTTCACCCTGGAGTTCTCCCGAGACCGGAAGTCGATGTCAGTGTACTGCACGCCGACCCACCCgggcctggctgcccagggcAGCAAGATGTTTGTGAAG GGAGCTCCTGAGAGTGTGATCGAACGCTGTAGCTCAGTCCGAGTGGGGAGCCGCACAGTGCCCCTGAACGCCACCTCCAGGGAGCAGATCCTAGCCAAGATCCGAGACTGGGGCTCAGGCTCGGACACGCTGCGCTGCCTGGCACTGGCCACCCGGGATGCGCCCCCGAGGAAGGAAGACATGCAGCTGGATGACTGCAGCAAGTTCATACAATACGAG acCAACCTGACCTTCGTGGGCTGCGTGGGCATGTTGGACCCTCCGAGGCCTGAGGTGGCTGCCTGCATTGCGCGCTGCCGCCGGGCAGGCATCCGTGTGGTCATGATCACGGGGGACAACAAAGGCACGGCTGTGGCTATCTGCCGTCGGCTGGGCATCTTCAAGGACACAGAGGACGTGACGGGCATGGCCTACACAGGCCGAGAATTCGATGACCTCAGCCCCGAGCAGCAGCGCCACGCCTGTCGCACAGCCCGCTGCTTTGCCCGTGTGGAACCCGCGCACAAGTCCCGCATCGTGGAGAACCTGCAGTCCTTCAACGAGATCACCGCCATG ACTGGAGATGGGGTGAATGATGCCCCAGCCCTAAAGAAAGCCGAGATTGGCATCGCCATGGGCTCTGGCACAGCCGTGGCCAAGTCAGCGGCGGAGATGGTACTGTCAGATGACAACTTCGCCTCCATTGTGGCTGCGGTGGAAGAAGGCCGGGCCATCTACAGCAACATGAAGCAATTCATCCGCTACCTCATCTCCTCGAATGTCGGCGAGGTCGTTTG CATCTTCCTCACGGCAATTCTGGGCCTGCCCGAAGCCCTGATCCCTGTGCAGCTGCTTTGGGTCAACCTGGTGACAGATGGCCTGCCTGCCACGGCACTGGGCTTCAACCCACCGGACCTGGACATCATGGAGAAGCTGCCCCGCAACCCTCGTGAGGCCCTCATTAGTGGTTGGCTCTTCTTTCGCTATCTGGCTATTGGAG TGTACGTGGGCCTGGCCACGGTGGCTGCTGCCACCTGGTGGTTCCTGTATGATGCCGAGGGACCGCGCATCACCTTCTACCAGCTG AGGAACTTCCTGAAGTGCTCTGAGGACAACCCGCTCTTTGCTGGCATTGACTGCGAGGTTTTTGAGTCGCGCTTCCCCACGACCATGGCCTTGTCTGTGCTGGTGACCATTGAAATGTGCAACGCCCTCAACAg TGTCTCAGAGAACCAGTCGCTGTTGCGGATGCCGCCCTGGCTGAACCCTTGGCTGCTGGCAGCTGTGACCATGTCCATGGCCTTGCATTTCCTCATCCTGCTCGTACCACCCCTGCCC CTCATTTTCCAGGTGACCCCACTGAGCGGGCGCCagtgggtggtggtgctccagatATCCCTGCCGGTCATCCTGCTTGACGAGGCCCTCAAGTTCCTGTCGAGGAACCACATGGATG AAAAGGACCGGAAGTGA